From the genome of Methanobacterium petrolearium, one region includes:
- the thiC gene encoding phosphomethylpyrimidine synthase: MTQMDDARKGIITDEMKSVAEAENVDVEFIRKSVAQGTIAIPSNTGREVKAVGIGSGLRTKVNATIGTSTDICDFDMEEEKARVAMANNADTLMELSVGGDLDEIRRRILKISDIPVGSVPVYQAAFETIRKKGAAIYMDEDVMFKAIEKQAKDGIDFMAIHCSVNMETLKRLKRQGREGGLVSRGGALVSAWMVENETENPLYKNYDYILEIAKEYDFVMSMANAMRAGAIADATDRAGVQELIILGELIDRAREAGVQTITEGPGHIPLNEIQANVTIQKKLCRGAPFYMLGPIVTDIAPAYDHIVSSIGASQSAAAGADFICYVTPAEHLALPGPEDVKMGVISSRIGAYVGDMAKGIHNGEKDLVMANARKKLNWEAQYNASICPADARAIRDNRPPEDPDTCTMCGSYCAIKIVNEWLDEAPTEVFE; this comes from the coding sequence ATGACACAAATGGACGATGCAAGAAAAGGGATTATAACCGATGAAATGAAATCCGTTGCTGAAGCGGAAAATGTTGACGTTGAATTCATCCGAAAATCTGTAGCCCAGGGTACCATTGCCATTCCCAGTAACACTGGAAGGGAAGTAAAAGCCGTTGGTATTGGGTCCGGACTCAGGACAAAAGTCAACGCCACTATCGGAACTTCCACAGATATATGCGACTTTGATATGGAAGAAGAAAAGGCCAGGGTTGCCATGGCCAATAATGCTGATACATTGATGGAACTTTCTGTGGGTGGAGACCTGGATGAAATCAGGAGAAGAATTCTGAAAATATCAGACATCCCAGTGGGAAGTGTGCCTGTATACCAGGCTGCCTTCGAAACCATCCGCAAGAAGGGTGCTGCCATTTACATGGACGAAGATGTCATGTTCAAGGCCATAGAAAAGCAGGCCAAAGACGGTATTGACTTCATGGCCATCCACTGCAGTGTTAACATGGAAACCCTAAAACGTCTGAAAAGACAGGGAAGGGAAGGTGGACTGGTGAGCCGTGGAGGGGCTTTAGTATCTGCATGGATGGTGGAAAACGAAACTGAAAACCCCTTATACAAGAATTACGATTATATCCTGGAGATTGCCAAGGAATATGATTTCGTGATGTCCATGGCCAACGCCATGAGGGCAGGAGCCATTGCCGACGCCACCGACCGTGCTGGAGTGCAGGAACTCATTATTCTAGGTGAATTGATTGATCGGGCCCGAGAAGCTGGTGTGCAAACCATAACAGAAGGACCTGGCCACATACCCTTAAATGAAATCCAGGCCAACGTAACCATTCAGAAAAAACTCTGCCGTGGAGCTCCGTTCTACATGTTAGGTCCAATTGTAACTGACATTGCACCTGCTTATGATCATATTGTCTCATCCATTGGTGCATCCCAATCCGCTGCTGCTGGAGCAGACTTCATCTGTTATGTTACCCCTGCAGAACATTTGGCACTCCCAGGACCAGAAGATGTGAAAATGGGAGTCATATCCAGCCGTATCGGAGCTTATGTTGGCGATATGGCTAAAGGTATACACAACGGTGAAAAAGACTTGGTGATGGCCAATGCCCGTAAAAAACTCAACTGGGAAGCTCAGTACAACGCTTCCATATGCCCAGCTGACGCCCGTGCCATCAGGGACAACCGACCACCAGAAGACCCTGACACCTGCACCATGTGCGGAAGTTACTGTGCCATTAAAATTGTGAACGAATGGCTGGATGAAGCGCCTACTGAAGTATTCGAATAA
- a CDS encoding PsbP-related protein produces the protein MKKLIYILAILSLVVMASGCTSSDQWASNKTYSGNGITFQYPGTWSVNETEAVSTPSGSSAIAAVGNDDEGFAIGSIAATGLDTETVQQAMNQMVEEYQSQGYGTAKTITVEGVDASMVTSEDADSSGLYTTVAFWVKDDKMYYAVYASKTTGTETMEKILSTLKTT, from the coding sequence ATGAAAAAGCTGATCTACATTTTGGCAATACTTTCGTTAGTGGTTATGGCCTCGGGCTGTACTAGTAGTGATCAATGGGCGTCGAACAAAACCTATTCTGGTAATGGGATAACCTTCCAATATCCTGGAACATGGAGTGTAAATGAAACTGAAGCTGTGAGTACTCCATCAGGTTCAAGTGCAATTGCAGCAGTTGGAAATGATGATGAAGGATTTGCTATAGGAAGTATAGCTGCCACAGGACTCGACACAGAAACTGTTCAACAAGCGATGAATCAGATGGTAGAAGAATATCAATCACAAGGATATGGAACTGCCAAAACAATTACTGTGGAAGGAGTCGATGCAAGTATGGTTACATCAGAAGACGCAGATTCTTCAGGTCTATATACTACTGTTGCTTTCTGGGTGAAAGATGATAAAATGTACTATGCTGTTTATGCATCCAAAACTACCGGTACAGAAACCATGGAAAAAATTCTCAGCACCCTAAAAACTACTTAA
- a CDS encoding M20 metallopeptidase family protein has product MNPKEFYQSIDQLATDFTSKQIEIFHWLHQHPELAYHEFETSQYIKDYLGKLSELEISSIAKTGVKAVLHGGKPGHTIAIRSDIDALPVKEETGLSYASNVKTEYGGQETYVAHMCGHDASTAAALGTATILSQLKEDLQGNLVFLFQPAEEGAPTGMDGGALRMVNEGALLDPDVQVIFGFHANNTCYPGQVMIREGPTHASQDSIFIRIWGEQAHGSQPWSGKDPIVAGASLINSLQTLISREVDLQKGAAVITVGYFWSGIKVNIIPEGAEMGLTVRSLDEGNREILIKRIKELAELKAKMHGCQAEVIFGQHYPMNVNQEELYETMLPTVERVAKAKNVLYYLSSTKSEDFSYFSHEIPGLYMYYGVAPCDRPLSEAKPNHHPEFMVDEKALKFTTILECNLVYDWLHSHSK; this is encoded by the coding sequence ATGAATCCTAAGGAATTTTACCAGTCTATAGATCAATTGGCCACGGATTTTACATCCAAACAGATTGAAATTTTTCACTGGCTGCACCAACATCCTGAACTAGCTTACCATGAGTTTGAAACCAGCCAATACATCAAAGACTACCTTGGAAAACTTTCTGAACTGGAAATCAGTTCAATTGCCAAGACAGGTGTCAAAGCTGTTCTTCACGGTGGAAAACCAGGTCATACTATTGCTATACGATCTGATATTGATGCTCTCCCTGTTAAGGAGGAAACAGGATTATCCTATGCTTCCAATGTTAAAACTGAGTACGGTGGTCAGGAAACATATGTGGCTCATATGTGTGGTCATGATGCCAGCACCGCTGCTGCCCTGGGCACTGCCACCATTCTAAGCCAATTAAAAGAGGATCTGCAGGGTAACCTGGTTTTCCTATTTCAACCTGCCGAAGAAGGCGCTCCTACGGGTATGGATGGAGGGGCCCTGCGTATGGTGAATGAAGGTGCCCTCTTGGACCCTGATGTCCAGGTTATATTCGGATTTCATGCTAATAACACATGTTACCCTGGACAGGTCATGATACGTGAAGGACCAACCCATGCCAGCCAGGACAGCATATTCATACGCATATGGGGAGAACAAGCCCACGGATCCCAACCATGGAGTGGTAAAGACCCCATAGTTGCTGGAGCGTCCCTTATAAACTCTTTACAAACCCTTATAAGTCGTGAAGTGGACTTGCAGAAGGGTGCGGCAGTCATCACGGTGGGATACTTTTGGAGTGGGATAAAAGTTAATATCATCCCTGAAGGAGCGGAGATGGGACTCACAGTCCGTTCATTAGATGAAGGCAATCGTGAAATTCTGATAAAACGTATCAAAGAGCTGGCTGAGCTTAAAGCAAAGATGCATGGATGCCAGGCAGAGGTTATATTTGGCCAACATTATCCTATGAATGTTAATCAGGAAGAACTATACGAAACCATGTTGCCCACAGTTGAAAGGGTGGCCAAGGCCAAAAATGTCCTTTATTACCTGTCATCTACCAAGTCAGAGGATTTTTCTTACTTTTCACATGAAATCCCAGGTCTTTACATGTATTATGGTGTTGCACCATGTGACCGGCCATTATCTGAGGCCAAACCCAACCACCATCCTGAATTCATGGTGGATGAGAAGGCACTCAAATTTACTACCATCCTGGAGTGTAACCTGGTGTATGATTGGCTTCACAGTCATTCTAAATAA
- a CDS encoding nucleoside deaminase, producing MSGGFHISEDHKFMIEAIKEAKKSLDEGGIPIGAVLVEDGEIVARGHNRLIQDDSSILHGELNCIQNAGRLKGADYQKSTLYTTLSPCTMCSGAVLLYNIPRVVIGENTTLMGPEKLLKDKGVEVVIMGIDECREILEKYIEENPEIWDAELERVGYFTD from the coding sequence ATAAGTGGGGGTTTTCACATATCAGAAGACCATAAATTCATGATAGAGGCAATTAAAGAAGCCAAAAAAAGTTTAGATGAGGGTGGAATTCCCATAGGGGCAGTGCTTGTTGAAGATGGCGAAATTGTTGCACGTGGTCATAATCGTCTTATTCAAGATGATTCTTCCATTCTTCATGGAGAACTGAACTGCATACAAAATGCAGGACGCCTTAAAGGGGCAGACTACCAGAAATCCACGTTATACACTACTTTATCTCCATGTACAATGTGTTCTGGGGCAGTTTTACTTTATAACATACCTCGTGTGGTTATAGGGGAAAATACTACTTTAATGGGTCCTGAAAAACTCCTGAAAGATAAGGGAGTGGAAGTAGTAATCATGGGAATTGATGAATGCAGGGAGATTTTAGAAAAATATATTGAAGAAAATCCAGAAATCTGGGATGCTGAACTTGAAAGAGTGGGTTATTTTACAGATTGA
- the lysS gene encoding lysine--tRNA ligase — MKHWTERIASDLTNWEVDKHVVASGTSISGSIHIGNSCDVFIANAVGKSLKKLGEDAKTIWIADDHDPLRKVPYPLPESYEKYLGVPYSQIPCPEGCCDNFVEHFEKPFLETLPVFGIELETYSGFKMYHDGVYNDYIRKSLERAPRIREIFNQYREHPLKADWLPYNPICTECGRVNTTTAYDYQKDTVFYKCQCGHQGEMDIKSGEGKLTWRVEWAARWKIFGVTCEPFGKDHAASGGSYDVSKVISREIFDYQAPYPVPYEWITLKGDAMSKSKGVFFTPGQWLEIGAPETLNYFLFRSKPLKHKDFDPGMPFLDFTDQYDRVEQIFYDTEEAASEKEKEKLKKIYEVSQINTADSVPFQASYRFLTVARQITDDPEKIFSILKRNSQLPADMEGAEYRNLPSDAKKRLNSRLVHVENWLETYAPGFVKFNVQGTLPDVQINENQELFLSKVADMLETSDYNSQELHDEMYLILEELGLKPQKAFQAIYKVIIGKKQGPRAASFLLSLDKDFVIKRFRREA; from the coding sequence TTGAAACATTGGACTGAACGAATTGCATCTGATTTAACTAATTGGGAAGTGGACAAACATGTGGTTGCCAGTGGAACTTCCATCTCTGGTTCCATACACATTGGAAATTCTTGTGACGTTTTCATAGCCAACGCCGTTGGAAAGTCATTGAAAAAACTTGGTGAAGATGCCAAGACCATTTGGATTGCTGATGACCACGATCCCCTACGGAAAGTGCCTTATCCTCTTCCTGAATCTTATGAAAAATATTTAGGTGTTCCTTACTCCCAGATTCCCTGCCCTGAGGGTTGCTGTGACAACTTTGTAGAACACTTTGAGAAACCATTCCTGGAAACTTTACCTGTCTTTGGAATAGAACTGGAAACCTATTCCGGGTTTAAAATGTACCATGACGGGGTTTACAATGATTACATTCGCAAATCACTGGAAAGAGCTCCCAGGATCAGGGAAATTTTCAACCAGTACCGGGAACATCCCCTGAAAGCTGACTGGTTACCCTACAATCCCATCTGCACTGAATGTGGTCGGGTGAACACCACCACTGCCTACGATTATCAGAAAGACACTGTTTTCTACAAGTGCCAGTGTGGTCACCAGGGCGAAATGGACATTAAATCCGGCGAAGGTAAGTTAACCTGGCGTGTGGAGTGGGCTGCCCGATGGAAAATCTTTGGTGTGACATGCGAACCCTTTGGAAAGGACCATGCCGCCAGTGGCGGATCTTACGATGTGAGTAAAGTCATATCCCGGGAAATCTTTGATTACCAGGCTCCTTATCCTGTTCCTTATGAGTGGATCACCCTGAAAGGTGATGCCATGAGTAAATCGAAGGGTGTTTTCTTCACTCCTGGCCAGTGGCTGGAGATTGGAGCTCCTGAAACCCTTAATTACTTTTTATTCAGGAGTAAACCCCTGAAACATAAAGATTTCGATCCGGGAATGCCTTTCCTTGATTTTACAGATCAGTATGATCGGGTGGAACAGATATTCTACGATACTGAGGAAGCTGCCTCAGAGAAGGAAAAGGAGAAACTCAAAAAAATTTATGAAGTATCCCAAATCAACACTGCCGATTCTGTGCCTTTCCAGGCGTCATACCGTTTCCTCACTGTGGCCCGGCAGATAACCGATGACCCCGAGAAGATCTTCAGTATACTGAAACGTAACTCACAACTACCTGCAGATATGGAAGGTGCTGAATATAGAAACCTACCTTCTGATGCCAAAAAAAGGTTGAATTCCCGATTAGTTCATGTGGAAAACTGGCTGGAAACATACGCTCCTGGATTTGTGAAGTTTAATGTCCAGGGAACATTGCCAGATGTACAGATAAACGAAAATCAGGAATTATTCCTGAGTAAGGTGGCAGATATGCTGGAAACATCAGATTACAATTCACAGGAACTCCATGATGAGATGTACCTGATACTGGAAGAACTGGGATTAAAACCACAAAAAGCATTTCAGGCAATCTACAAAGTCATTATTGGCAAAAAACAGGGCCCTAGAGCAGCTTCGTTCCTGTTATCTCTGGATAAAGATTTCGTGATTAAGAGATTCCGGAGAGAGGCTTAA
- a CDS encoding UGSC family (seleno)protein, protein MKLTEREVLNPLGEVQDNKLDLNPLPYDFHKVSLVDNTKPGADIILKVLSEALGNREFLWVKKPAGAPATEEQIKKATSSDVAILALGDCGSCTSWVILDAIRLEKEKIPTISICSDHFAPFARNLAESHGLKDMRILEIKHPIAGLNSGEIKEKTLKIVQNLLYVLQIP, encoded by the coding sequence GTGAAACTCACCGAAAGAGAAGTTCTCAACCCATTAGGAGAAGTTCAAGATAATAAACTTGATCTAAACCCTCTCCCCTATGACTTTCATAAGGTTTCCCTGGTGGACAACACCAAACCCGGGGCAGACATAATTCTTAAAGTCCTTTCAGAGGCACTGGGAAATCGAGAGTTTCTCTGGGTGAAAAAACCGGCTGGAGCACCAGCTACCGAAGAACAGATTAAAAAAGCTACTTCTTCTGATGTTGCAATTCTAGCCCTGGGTGACTGCGGATCATGCACAAGCTGGGTGATTCTAGATGCCATTCGCCTGGAAAAAGAAAAAATCCCTACTATATCAATATGTTCGGATCATTTCGCCCCTTTTGCAAGAAACCTGGCCGAATCCCATGGACTGAAGGATATGAGGATCCTGGAAATAAAACATCCCATAGCCGGACTTAATAGTGGTGAAATTAAAGAAAAAACACTTAAAATAGTTCAAAACCTCCTTTATGTACTCCAAATACCCTAA